In the genome of Channa argus isolate prfri chromosome 8, Channa argus male v1.0, whole genome shotgun sequence, the window ACCTGATTGCTGTAGAGATTAGCCTCCTGTTACGTTAAGGAGTAACTTGCCTATCGTTTATCCTGTTGAAGTAACTCTGGAGAGAAGTTACTTACCTCACTCTAGATACTGTTTAGCTCCTAACCTGTTTACTTGTTcagtcttttgtttcttttggttagTAAATCTGTGTGAAcatcttttcactttttgagTGTAGTCGGAATCTGCttaacactgacatttaaatatTCAGTTAAGTGTTGAAGAAACTATGATTAAATGTATCCAACACATTAACAAATTTCCACTTTCAGCCAACTTTTGTGCCATATTAACATAAATATCTAGGTTTCTTTCAACCTCTCGTTGCAAATTAAGTTGTGAAGCACAACGAATGAATTTTAGTCActttgcaaataaataataatgaaattttTTACATACTATATTATAAAGTAATGGACCAGAGCAACCAACCCCTGTTCAGATGTTCCTTAAAGGAAGAGTTCAACAATTTGGAAAAggtgttttatttgctttcttgctgagTAAGACAAGACAAAGGATGTTAcgtgtacagtaaatatgaaacttgcttttttttttttaatttactttgctTGGCTTTCACAACTGAATGTGTAAAACTcagcattttgtcattttactgGAATTTTTGTCACCGTGTTATTTCGTGAACTGTCCAGATTAAATTCTGCTGCTTATGTCACTTCACAGGATCTCTAGGAAGACAAGTCACTATTTCTAAAACATTGTCATGTTTTTGGCTAATAGCACATTAATTGGCAGTGTTTGTAATTTCACAGGCtaatctgtaaaataaacaaaaaggcaCAACATAACCACTCATGCTTCTGGTAGGTTTTGTCATCAGGGACTTTATGCCAGGTTTAAAACCAATGCAATATATAGTGCTCCCCAAAAATGGCTCTGAATGCTTGAACAAATctgataaaaactaaaaacctgaGTTGAATGATGCTTTTATCAACATCAAACCACACAACATCCCACCACAAGAGTCATGGCAAGGCGAACTgaattttaaatggaaaaccTTCTACAGTCCAGACCACTTCCCTTGAATATGTACAACCGCACTGAACATGTGACATTGTGGTGGCtacaaaattaaagcaaatagaAACCTGCTCTGGCAGTACTTTGGGGAAGCTCACACAAAATCAGACTGGCTGAGGTAGGAGCTCTGAGATGTAAAATCGATTGCATGGTTGTAGGTAAGACAGCTGAACCAAAACCTTTAAAGCTGTTAAAGAACCGAAACCTTTAGTTTCCCCATGGAAATGCTGATGGTTCCGTTACTAGGACAGCAACTAGCTCATCTTATCCATCAGCTAAACCCCCAGTGTGCAGCCCACCACTATCCAGGCTAAAATGAATGTGGTCACCATGATCACATTTACATCGCTCGTGTTTTTACAGTGGAATGGATGAGAGGAAGTGAAAGAAGTGTACTGCAAACTGATTTTAATGGATTTGTCAGTTGCATAGATGACTATCACAAGTGATAGTGAAATGTGCTTTTGAGCAGTGATGTGATAACAACAGATTAAAAGCCATGAGTCAAATGTTATACTAAGACATACCCCTTTGACAGCTTTGGAAGTAATTTTTAGGAGGTTCTCCAAATAGAATGATTACATACTAAAAAACCCCTCACTGGCAAGTATCCTTATTagtcttaaaaaaatatgactGTCCATGACTTATtccatacaaaaaaaatactactGACATTTTAGTCACACAAAACCGGCatccattctgtttttattgctgaAACAAAATAACTAACATTTGTACAGAGCCTCTAACATGTTTGAGTAGAGGATGACATCAAGACATAATATTTGACTTTTGGACAGTAGGTGGCAGGATTAGTTGAGTCTGTATGAGCCCCTGGATAGCATGACAAATGAGCATTAttaatacatgtacatgtgtatttgtgtgtgttttacagagcaAAACATGGCATCTGTCATgccatttaaataaagaaaatattgaaaactGCTAATACAGATTAGAGCTGGCAATGTACTGTATAGAATTAAAGGCTTTCAAATAAACATTGGATGTTCTAGTAAAACTgacattaaaaagcaaaaaatgttaattattcaCAGATaggactttttatttatttatttttttaagtataagTTGTTCCCTGATAGGCaaatctcttcttttctcttcaagTAAATCCTTCATCTTCAGAAGAATTAGTCTCAGTCATAAGAACGAAGAGGTTTCACTTTATCTTTGGATCCTGCAAAAAGACAGCAGGAAAGGAGAAATTGACTAGGGAAATCAATACTTGGGAAAGTACATACCCAGGAAGCAGCAGAGAGACATGAGGTTACATTTAATACCacactattttatttaaaaaaaatttaagtgaTGCGTTATGttggagcaaagacaaagaGGCACAACCCATAGAGTGGTTCCTTGTGTTTTTGCTTGATGAGCTGCCAAAATGTCTGCCATAAAGTCAAGTCAAAAAGAGATTAACAGAGTTCCCACCGCAGAGGAAAAGTAAAAGCCCAATAAAACACCACAGACTCGGCATTTAAGAGAAGAAatgatatataaaaaacattcacaaactaTAGACTCCAAATCCTTAACCAACTTTCAAGGGTGTGAATCAAACCTAACTCTAGAAAGAGAACACTTGACTGCCCTAGCCTTCCCCGCCTGACCTGATGTCCCAACATATTAAACACTTCACTCATCAGAGGTGCCTTTTCCCAGGACCACAGACAGTCATTAGAGACATTTGTCTCCATTTAATTCCCATTTGCCACAGATGGGCAGGAGAGGGATTCAGCGACATTATCTGAATCCTGAGGAGAGGAGGTGCAGGCTGCTGTGCAGGATATGGCTGCAAGAGGAGGCAACGCTGGTTCTGGCAAATTTCGTATCGATGGCAATGCAAGTCAGTAGGTGGCAAGTGGCAATGATTCATCCAAAACCAGAAACGTAGATCTCAGTTAgttcagctttaaataaaagaaagctCTGAGCTAACGTCTGGTCTTCATATGCCAAATTTATTCTAAATGAGCTGTTGCGTCTTAGCTCTCATtagtttcacatttttcctAAAGATGCATCTAGATTAAATTCAAAGACTCCAACCAATGACCTTTCCACACTGgtcaaaaaaaattatagacTCTATATATAAAGTACTCTAAACTGCAATACTTTGAGTTTAAAGTTTCGCagtaataaaaaggaaaagaagtggTAAAAATGCAGCAGTCTGTAGGAGTCAAGAGGAGCAGTGTAGAGAAGGGAGAAAGGCTGAAACTGAGTAATGCACTTCAAACACTGCAGTACATCTGAGTCACTTGTTGGTCGCACAAGCAGAAATTAATGGAATTCTTCCACAGacaaataatggaaatattagCTAGCTACTTCAAGTATTTTTAGCTGAAGatacaagtgtgtttgtgtgaatctATCAACACTTTCCAAACTTTAACaagctaaaacaaaaaggggaaaaaaactttgGGCCACTACATATAAACAGTCTAGACCGTCAGGGATTTGTCGACCAAGGGTAAATGGAGGAAAATCCCACCGAGGACTGTGCTGAGAGAGGGCTGCCTCAGACTGTAGCACAGATACAGTTAATGATGGATCTCTTTGGGGAAGAGGGGTTTTTGTGACATAGGTGGATACACCAACATCCTCTGAATAGCGTGAAGGCATGAAACCACTGAATACCTAACTCAGTCCTGGTCTGCATCCTTTCCTGGCATGACTCTCCCTAAAGTTCCCAAGATAATTATCCCTTCTCCAGGACTgatttgtcttcattttgaCAGACATGCCTTATTTGGTACTATACTTGCACACGCACAAGAAAATGGTCTACAAGAAAATGGTACTTATTAAAGAAAACTAGCTTGCATGTTCCCGGCTCTagagttttccttttttacaaagCCATTTCATAGGAACTTGAATGCAGCGTTTTTTTCAAATACAGGCCACAAGTGCATGTGTGACATATCACACAGCTCAGATTAGATATAACCCCGTACTTGTAAAAGTACACAGAGCCACAGGTCCAATTATCTTCTGATTATTCAGTAGCAAGTCCCACGTGTGACAATCTGGATCCCTCTCACAGCATTCAGTCCATAGAGCTCAGGGTGTAAAGTGAGATGGGGATGAGTGTGGTGcattaaatgacaataaatctGATATCATATTTGCTTTTGGCCAGTGATTCTCTcttatgtgtaaaaaaaaaaaaaaaaaaaaaacacggacATGCCCATGTTGAAATGTAGTTCACGACCAAAAATCTAAAGGGTTTGTTAATGTAGCGCATTCTCTTTACAAACTGTGATATCACAGTATTTTATCCAGTGAGATTTTCAACATCTAATAGGGCAACATGCTAATTTGTACAGTTTGACACTATAAATTCATCATTCTGAGTCccacatcacacaaacaaatttatAGTACAATGTGAAAAATTTTAATATTGGCAGATTTTATCAATTTTTTCATTTGCCTTGTTTGCTACTGTTGTTAAACCTACTGTACAGGATGTGAACTAAGCCTTGCATGAAACACGTTTTAGAAGACGTACAATCCACAATTACGGATTTACACTAAGCTGAAAAGTAATCTCAAAGACGGCAGATGTTCATCAGTGTGCTGATACACCCATTTCctataaatactaaataatttaGTTCTGTGGCTGCTCTCCATCCGCACCCACCTAAGACAAATCTAAAAGCATAGCTTAAGGCCTAAAAGAAACCCAGAGCTGTGTTCACAAGTCCACCACTTGCAAATCATAACTGAATAAAGgaggaacaaaaataaacaaagcaaagaaCACTACACCATACACTCCATAGCACCACTGTGATAATGTGTGGTGGCCTGATCACTAATCCATCTGTGAAGCACATGCAGCACTACATATgatacaaagacaaacatggCAACACCTCAGAAGAGAAGCAAGGTGGAGGATGCATCATGACCTGGTTCTGTTTCACTACTTCTGGAAGTACTTCATTTTTTGACCAATGAAGGCAGATATGTGACATGCTATTAACAAATGGCAGCTAGTGGGAGTAGAACCATCTGATTATTATCATACTATGAttatggctgagctgaagcaggTTGCTCCTTTTCCTCACCTGCTATTAGCACCTATTTGGTGTGTGGAATAAAGAAAAGACTACAACTGTTAGAGTGGCATTAGCTTATACACACTGCATTTGTCATTTAGATAAGTTCACCATCAAATTATGAGAGTCTGGTGAAACCGCAAAACAGCTGTTTACAGCTGGCTGGCAGTTTTCAGTATGTTACGGTAGCTCAACACAGCCTGACACAGACTTATTGATCAGAGAGGCTGACAAAGTGAGGTTTTAAAACCACCATAAACAAGAAGTAACAGAGTGCTCAGCagtttatgaaaaaataaaaacattaaacacactgtAGTTTTGCAGTTTCAATCActgtaagtgaaaacatttccactCTCCCACAAACTTGGTGTCACAATTGTAAAAGTTGATTTTGATTCATAATAAACAATATTGGTTTAAAGACCTTTTCATTAGTCTGGTGTTGGATGTTGGATACTTACAGCAGCGGCCAGTGCTTGCTTCAGATCTTCAACAATGTCTGCCTCATCCTCCAGTCCCACAGACAGTCGGATGAGTGTATCACTAATGCCCAGCACTTTCCTCTCATTTTGTGGCACAGAAGCATGGGTCATAATTGCCCTACATTTTCATAAACAGAGACACACTGACAGATTACAATTAATGGAAATGaattgtttaatgttaatttagtGTAAGTCAGCAAGAGCCCAATATGGAGGTTCTCTTGATCTCTGCTGCCCTCTTGTGGTGGTACGGGTTGCATTACAGCTTAGAGTACActtacaaatgttcttttaatgtTCAGCCCTGTTAGttatataaagaaatatttgacaATACTCTGTTGAGAGAAACATTTTCCAGGGATACTTACGGATGCTCTGCTAAACTTTCATAACCACCGAGACTCTCAGCTATTGCAAACAGctagaataaaaagaaaactgatttaGTGAAACAGTCAAAACGCTGTGAAAAAACAAGCCAGAAAAAGATGCTAAGTATGCAACTACAAAAACCAAGAAAGCCACTAACATTTGTGATTTGGTTCATTTTCAGACATGTAAACAGCGAGCATATGGAAGTCTGTCATTTactgaaaaacacaatatgGTATCTTGTAACAGAACCATTTCTTAATGATGAGGTTTggttcaattttttttaaataagcgTTTCAAAATTTACAGCCTATATCATCAATGCCTTTCTTGCCTAAACAGATGTTTAACCTTTGGACATCACCTTAAAAGACTAAAATATTGAATGCTTCCACGAGAAAATGCCTACAAATGTGACTTGACTGCTTTGCTTAAACTTGTTCGTGTATACTACtgactttttatttccttttaccTGGCATAACTGTAAGGAAGGATGATCCTGTCATTATGTTAATCCCCTCCAGCTTAGCAACATCACCCATTTGTTAAACAGAAAGCCAAACAGTCTGAATcaaattatcaaaaaaaaaaaaaaaaatgtgtcaaattacTTTAAGGTTTTTGAGGAAGGTGCTGGCTTGCTCGAGTTTGCCCTTAATGTAGAAGCTTATCATTCCTGGACAGCCAGTGCACTGTTTTCTCATGACTTCGTACTGGGGGTGAGAAGGCAGGCCTGCGTCAAGGGAGGGAAAACATGAGAAACCAGTCAGTGACAGACAAATCCTGTAATCACCACCTAAAGCTAGATGATTGTACACTGTAATTTGCTTTGCTCCTTAGTAAGTTGAGCATGGGTGGATTGAGTGCTGCTTCTTTGTACAgtgcagaaataataaaaacaacaatgggAACATTCACAGTCCTCAgtgcatttcatgttttttattattcttcCATACAATGTCACACTAAAAAGTAATTCAATATGCACaaactgtttttcagtttggCAGTGCAATGACTTGTCTCAAGAATATGTTAGTGACATAAGTGGTGGATATCAAGAGTTTTTACCTGGAAATATGACACGCTCCACCATAGGATTGGCCTCCAGAAACTTGGCAGCAGCCATTCCGTTCTTGAAGTGGCGCTCCATCCGCAGGTGTAGCGTCTTCAGCCCCCGGTTACACAGGAAGCAATCAAATGGAGATGGTACACAACCCAGTGCTGCACCAAggattaaatgcattaaaaaaataaataaataaaagggagTTACAGCAAAGCCTCCCAAACCCACatctcaaaacaacaaaagcataCACAAATACTTCCTCCTGAAAAGGCTTTGGTTTAGCCTCAggatcatgtttgtttttttaatgagtgaATGTAGGTCAGGTTGAAATAAGGTGCGCCAAAACAGGACTGGTAACTTCCCGACATCTACTGTGTGTCCTGACTCAGAACCTGATGAGTGGCAGGTGCTGAGTAGCtaacagacacatttttgtgtgtagaCTGTCCTGTCTTGCTTCTCACCATTTTGCAGAAACTTCAGTCGCTCATACAAATCGTCTCGGTTCACTGAGACCAGGCCCATTACCACATCACTGTGACCTGCAAATTAAATGACAAGAGAATCATTCATCGAGTAAGCAAGAAATTTGTAACTGAATTTGCATTGtctttttatatgaaaaatattCATAGTGATAGAGCCTCTTAGGGGGAAAACAACTTGTGAAtacattttagtaaaacattCTGTTATTTCAGAAACATTTCAAGACCACAAATCTTGTTTTTTGACATGTGCATGTTTCAACAATGACTGTGCACAATACCTCTGACAAACCTTTGCTAATGAGGAAAATTGATCCTCATATTTGGACAAATAGTTCACTACTTTCACtcaccaccttttttttttttccccaaagttGTGATTAGAAGACCTAatcaaacatttctgtaaacCTACAGACCTTTGGTTTAGACTGAATTAAATTttaatctaaatgttttaatataatggGAAGCTGTACATAACTTACCATTCATGTATTTGGTGGCTGAATACATGCAGATGTCAGCTCCCAAAGCCAAGGGGCGCTACAAGACAAACACACGAGTTAATCATTCAGTGACTTGTTTCCACATCCAGTGGAATTTGATTGCAGGAAATGATCAAAAGCTTGTTTGTAAATCAAAAGGGCATAAAGTGCACAGCTGTCACACTCACCTGGAAATAGGCAGACATGAAGGTGTTGTCCACAACCACCACTATGCCTTTGTCTTGCTCGTGAACCAAGTCAGCACATGCCTGGATGTCAACAACCTTCATCATGGGATTGCTGGGCGTCTCAATCCACACAAGCTGCACAAGCAAAGAAACAATGTAATTTCACTGTATCAACATGTTCGGGCAGGGTGAGACAAAGATGCGgtaaaaaatgaaagtaaagttaTAAAACGGAGCATTTAACACGAGGCCTAAAAAATACACTAAGTGCTGTCATATCACACAAAGGGTTGATTCACAATTACAGCTCCAGGTGTTCAAGGAAAGAGACTCAAcagttaagtaaaaaaaacaaaaaaacaaacaaacacaaaattagaCTTCACGTAGAACATTAAATCAGCTGTATCAGCTTCAGCTACAGAAGCTTTAGGCAAACCACAAAGTCAATCATTACTTACTTTAGTGTTGGCCTTCAGTGCAGCCTTGAGTACCTCTGGTTTTGTACAATCAGCAAA includes:
- the LOC137131963 gene encoding cystathionine gamma-lyase-like isoform X1 — encoded protein: MDLSHSPAEPSGVFAGFRTAFKSFATEAIHVGQEPEQWKSMAVVPPISLSTTFKQHGPGHHTGFEYSRSGNPTRNCLEKAVAALDGAKYCLALASGLAATVTITHLLKAGDGIVCMDDVYGGTNRYFQRIAGEIGLDVSFADCTKPEVLKAALKANTKLVWIETPSNPMMKVVDIQACADLVHEQDKGIVVVVDNTFMSAYFQRPLALGADICMYSATKYMNGHSDVVMGLVSVNRDDLYERLKFLQNALGCVPSPFDCFLCNRGLKTLHLRMERHFKNGMAAAKFLEANPMVERVIFPGLPSHPQYEVMRKQCTGCPGMISFYIKGKLEQASTFLKNLKLFAIAESLGGYESLAEHPAIMTHASVPQNERKVLGISDTLIRLSVGLEDEADIVEDLKQALAAADPKIK
- the LOC137131963 gene encoding cystathionine gamma-lyase-like isoform X2, which encodes MEINGCSAADFLVYHVQAAWTRTSHRLALASGLAATVTITHLLKAGDGIVCMDDVYGGTNRYFQRIAGEIGLDVSFADCTKPEVLKAALKANTKLVWIETPSNPMMKVVDIQACADLVHEQDKGIVVVVDNTFMSAYFQRPLALGADICMYSATKYMNGHSDVVMGLVSVNRDDLYERLKFLQNALGCVPSPFDCFLCNRGLKTLHLRMERHFKNGMAAAKFLEANPMVERVIFPGLPSHPQYEVMRKQCTGCPGMISFYIKGKLEQASTFLKNLKLFAIAESLGGYESLAEHPAIMTHASVPQNERKVLGISDTLIRLSVGLEDEADIVEDLKQALAAADPKIK